A single region of the Gopherus evgoodei ecotype Sinaloan lineage chromosome 3, rGopEvg1_v1.p, whole genome shotgun sequence genome encodes:
- the FDFT1 gene encoding squalene synthase isoform X6, with translation MERVGKWLGHPREIYNLLRFKMGGGTAVMPPRDQDALSDNLKTCYQYLNQTSRSFAPIIQALDGELRHAVCILYLVLRAVDTVEDDMTISLETKVPMLHDFHSYLYQPDWRYMESKEKYKQVLEDFPTISLEFRNLAKVYRDVIADICHKMGAGMAEFLQKKVESLQEWDKYCHYVVGLVGIGLSRFFSVLELEDPIIGQDTELANSMGIFIEKAIIIRDYLEDQLAGREFWPREVWSRYAKKLSDLAKPENIDVAVQCMNELIINALHHIPNVLTYLSRLKTQSIFNFCAIPQVMAIATLAACHNNKQVFRGVVKIRKGQAVTLMMDATNIQAVKSIMYQYVEEIYRKIPSTDPSSNKTQQILVFIQTICFPNGTVVSCNRYAPIYLSCAMLLAALSWRYLSAMSEALEEDVQAKEN, from the exons GACGCGCTCAGCGACAACCTTAAGACCTGCTACCAGTACCTGAACCAGACCAGCCGGAGCTTCGCCCCCATCATCCAGGCGCTGGACGGGGAGCTGCG TCATGCTGTGTGCATATTGTACCTGGTTCTCCGAGCTGTGGACACTGTAGAAGATGATATGACCATCAGTTTAGAAACCAAGGTCCCAATGTTGCATGACTTCCACTCCTATCTGTATCAGCCGGACTGGAGATACATGGAGAGCAAGGAGAAGTATAAGCAAGTGCTTGAGGACTTTCCAACA ATCTCCTTGGAGTTCAGGAACCTGGCAAAGGTGTATCGAGATGTGATTGCAGATATTTGTCACAAGATGGGAGCCGGTATGGCCGAGTTCTTGCAAAAGAAGGTTGAGTCTCTGCAAGAGTGGGATAAA TATTGTCACTACGTTGTTGGACTGGTGGGCATTGGCCTTTCCCGGTTTTTCTCTGTGCTGGAGCTAGAAGATCCTATCATAGGACAGGACACAGAGCTTGCCAATTCCATGGGCATCTTCATTGAGAAAGCCATCATCATCCGTGATTATCTGGAGGACCAGCTGGCAGGAAGAGAATTCTGGCCCAGAGAG GTTTGGAGCAGGTATGCCAAGAAGCTGTCGGATCTCGCCAAGCCAGAGAACATTGACGTGGCAGTCCAGTGTATGAATGAACTGATCATAAATGCTTTACACCATATCCCTAATGTCCTCACCTACTTATCTAGACTGAAAACCCAAAGTATCTTCAACTTCTGCGCTATTCCGCAG GTGATGGCCATCGCCACTCTGGCAGCCTGTCACAATAACAAACAGGTATTTAGGGGGGTAGTGAAGATTCGGAAAGGACAAGCTGTCACTTTAATGATGGATGCCACAAACATACAGGCTGTCAAGTCTATAATGTACCAGTATGTGGAAGAG atCTATCGGAAGATCCCAAGCACAGACCCGTCTTCTAACAAGACCCAGCAGATCCTTGTCTTTATCCAGACAATATGTTTTCCCAATGGCACGGTGGTCTCCTGTAACCGTTACGCCCCCATCTACCTCTCGTGCGCCATGCTTCTGGCAGCGCTGAGCTGGCGGTATCTGAGTGCGATGTCAGAGGCATTGGAGGAGGATGTACAGGCCAAGGAAAACTGA